The following are encoded in a window of Mycobacterium decipiens genomic DNA:
- the recO gene encoding DNA repair protein RecO: MRLYRDRAVVLRQHKLGEADRIVTLLTRDHGLVRAVAKGVRRTRSKFGARLEPFAHIDAQLHPGRNLDVVTQVVSIDALATDIVADYGRYTCGCAMLETAERLAGEERAPAPALHRLTVGALRAVADGRRPRDLLLDAYLLRAMGIAGWAPALTECARCATPGPHRAFHIAAGGSVCAHCRPAGSTTPPLGVVDLMSALHDGDWEAAEAAPQSHRSYVSGLVAAHLQWHLERQLKTLPLVERFYQADRSVAERRAALIGQDMACG, from the coding sequence ATGCGGCTATATCGGGACCGGGCAGTGGTGCTGCGCCAGCATAAGCTCGGCGAAGCCGACCGGATCGTCACCCTGTTGACCCGCGATCACGGGTTGGTCCGCGCGGTGGCCAAAGGTGTCCGGCGCACCCGGAGCAAATTCGGCGCGCGCTTGGAGCCGTTCGCGCATATCGACGCGCAACTGCACCCCGGCCGCAACCTCGACGTCGTCACGCAGGTTGTCTCCATTGACGCGTTGGCCACCGATATCGTCGCCGATTACGGTCGGTACACCTGCGGGTGCGCGATGCTGGAAACCGCCGAACGCCTCGCCGGTGAGGAGCGGGCGCCCGCTCCTGCTCTGCACCGGCTCACGGTGGGCGCCTTGCGGGCGGTGGCTGATGGGCGGCGGCCTCGTGATCTCCTATTGGACGCGTATCTGCTGCGTGCCATGGGCATCGCCGGCTGGGCGCCGGCGTTGACCGAGTGCGCGCGCTGCGCTACACCCGGTCCGCATCGGGCGTTTCACATTGCCGCGGGGGGCAGTGTCTGCGCGCACTGCCGCCCGGCCGGCTCGACCACACCGCCACTGGGCGTGGTGGACCTGATGTCCGCGCTACACGATGGTGACTGGGAGGCAGCCGAGGCGGCACCGCAATCCCATCGCAGTTATGTCAGCGGGTTGGTGGCCGCGCACCTGCAATGGCATCTGGAACGGCAGCTCAAAACGTTGCCCCTGGTGGAGCGGTTTTACCAGGCCGATCGATCGGTTGCCGAACGGCGCGCCGCGCTGATCGGGCAGGATATGGCCTGTGGCTAG
- a CDS encoding decaprenyl diphosphate synthase: MARDARKPRPTDFPQLPPAPDDYPTFPDTSTWPVVFPELPPASHGGPRRPPQHISKAAAPRIPADRLPNHVAIVMDGNGRWATQRGLPRTDGHRMGEAVVIDIACGAVELGIKWLSLYAFSTENWKRSTEEVRFLMGFNRDVVRRRRDILNTMGVRIRWVGSRPRLWRSVINELAIAEQVTKNNDVITINYCVNYGGRTEIAEATRQIAREVAAGRLNPDRITESTIGRHLQRPDIPDVDLFLRTSGEQRSSNFMLWQSAYAEYIFQDKLWPDYDRRDLWAACEEYASRNRRFGSA; the protein is encoded by the coding sequence GTGGCTAGGGATGCGCGCAAGCCTAGGCCCACTGACTTCCCGCAGTTGCCCCCGGCCCCCGACGACTATCCGACCTTTCCCGACACGTCGACGTGGCCGGTTGTCTTCCCGGAGCTACCGCCGGCGTCCCATGGCGGCCCGCGCCGGCCGCCGCAGCACATTTCGAAAGCGGCTGCGCCGCGGATTCCGGCCGATCGGTTGCCCAACCATGTCGCCATCGTGATGGACGGGAATGGTCGCTGGGCCACCCAGCGTGGCCTGCCCCGCACCGACGGCCACCGGATGGGCGAGGCGGTGGTGATCGATATCGCTTGCGGTGCTGTCGAACTCGGGATCAAGTGGCTGAGCCTGTACGCCTTCTCCACCGAGAACTGGAAGCGTTCCACCGAGGAAGTCCGCTTCCTGATGGGCTTCAACCGCGACGTGGTGCGACGGCGTCGCGACATCCTCAACACGATGGGAGTCCGGATCCGGTGGGTGGGATCGCGGCCACGTCTGTGGCGCAGCGTCATCAACGAACTGGCGATCGCGGAGCAGGTGACGAAGAACAACGACGTCATCACCATCAACTACTGTGTCAACTACGGCGGTCGCACCGAGATCGCGGAAGCGACAAGGCAAATCGCTCGTGAGGTCGCCGCGGGCAGACTGAACCCGGACCGGATCACCGAATCCACCATCGGCCGTCACCTGCAGCGACCCGACATCCCCGATGTGGACCTATTTCTGCGGACCTCGGGTGAGCAGCGGTCGAGCAATTTCATGTTGTGGCAGTCGGCCTACGCTGAGTACATATTCCAGGACAAGCTGTGGCCGGACTATGACCGTCGCGACTTGTGGGCGGCCTGCGAGGAATACGCCTCGCGCAATCGACGATTCGGGAGCGCATAG
- the ybeY gene encoding rRNA maturation RNase YbeY, whose product MSIEVSNESGIDVSEAELVSVARFVIAKMDVNPGAELSMVLLDTAAMADLHMRWMDLPGPTDVMSFPMDELEPGGRPDAPEPGPSMLGDIVLCPEFAAGQAAAAGHSLGHELALLTIHGVLHLLGYDHAEPNEEREMFALQDRLLEEWVAEQVEAYQHDRQDERDRRLLDKSRYFDL is encoded by the coding sequence ATGAGCATCGAGGTATCCAACGAATCGGGCATCGACGTCTCCGAGGCGGAACTTGTCAGTGTCGCGCGGTTTGTCATCGCCAAGATGGACGTCAATCCGGGCGCGGAGTTGTCGATGGTGTTGCTGGACACCGCGGCGATGGCCGACCTACACATGCGCTGGATGGATCTGCCCGGGCCAACCGACGTAATGAGCTTCCCGATGGATGAGCTCGAGCCAGGGGGTCGCCCCGACGCCCCCGAACCGGGACCGTCCATGCTGGGCGATATCGTGCTGTGCCCGGAATTCGCCGCCGGGCAGGCGGCTGCGGCCGGCCACAGCTTGGGCCACGAGTTGGCCTTGCTGACCATCCACGGTGTGCTTCACCTGCTGGGCTACGACCACGCCGAGCCGAACGAGGAAAGGGAGATGTTCGCCCTGCAGGACCGGTTGCTTGAAGAGTGGGTAGCCGAGCAGGTCGAGGCCTACCAGCACGACCGGCAGGACGAAAGGGACCGTCGGTTGCTGGATAAGTCAAGGTATTTCGACCTTTGA
- a CDS encoding amidase: MVGASGSACGADSGSGAQRLPTLTDLLYQLATGAVTSEELVRRSLRAIDVSQPTLNAFRVVLAESALADAAAADRRRGAGDTAPLLGVPIAVKDDVDVAGVPTAFGTQGYVRPATHDSEVVRRLKAAGAVIVGKTNTCELGQWPFTSGPGFGHTRNPWSRRHTPGGSSGGSAAAVAAGLVTAAIGSDGAGSVRIPAAWTHLVGIKPQRGRISTWPLAEAFNGITVNGVLARTVADAALVLDAASGNVEGDLHKPPSVTVSDFVGIAPGPLKIALSTRFPYTGFRAKLHPEILAATRTVSEQLELLGHTVVPGNPDYGLRMSWNFLARSTAGLWEWAQRLGDGVTLDPRTVSNLRTGHALSQAILRSARRHEAADQRRVGSVFDIVDVVLAPTTAQPPPLARAFDRLGSFGTDRAIIAACPLTWPWNLLGWPSVNVPAGFTSDGLPIGVQLMGPANSEGVLISLAAELEAVSGWATKQPQVWWNS, translated from the coding sequence GTGGTTGGCGCTTCTGGGTCCGCTTGTGGGGCCGATTCTGGATCCGGAGCTCAGCGCCTGCCCACCTTGACCGATCTGCTCTACCAGCTGGCCACCGGCGCGGTGACTTCAGAGGAGTTGGTGCGACGTTCCCTGCGCGCGATCGATGTGAGCCAACCCACATTGAACGCCTTTCGGGTCGTGCTCGCCGAATCCGCGCTGGCCGACGCGGCGGCGGCCGACCGGCGACGGGGCGCCGGCGACACCGCACCGCTGCTGGGAGTGCCGATCGCGGTCAAAGACGACGTCGACGTTGCCGGAGTGCCCACCGCCTTCGGCACCCAGGGGTACGTGCGGCCCGCGACCCACGACTCCGAGGTCGTCCGGCGCCTCAAGGCGGCCGGCGCGGTGATCGTCGGCAAGACAAACACTTGCGAACTCGGCCAGTGGCCGTTCACCAGCGGGCCCGGCTTCGGACACACTCGCAACCCCTGGTCGCGCCGGCACACGCCGGGCGGATCCTCGGGCGGCAGCGCGGCCGCGGTGGCCGCCGGCCTGGTTACCGCCGCCATCGGCTCCGACGGCGCCGGCAGTGTCCGCATCCCCGCGGCGTGGACGCACCTGGTGGGCATCAAACCGCAACGCGGCCGCATCTCCACCTGGCCACTGGCGGAGGCGTTCAACGGCATCACGGTCAACGGCGTGCTGGCCCGCACCGTGGCGGACGCGGCGCTGGTGCTCGACGCCGCGTCCGGCAACGTCGAGGGCGACCTGCACAAGCCGCCTTCGGTGACGGTTTCCGATTTCGTCGGCATCGCCCCGGGCCCGCTGAAGATCGCATTGTCAACCCGCTTCCCGTACACGGGCTTTCGTGCCAAGCTGCATCCAGAGATCCTGGCCGCAACACGGACGGTGAGCGAACAGCTCGAGCTGCTCGGCCACACCGTGGTACCCGGCAACCCGGACTATGGCCTGCGGATGTCGTGGAACTTTCTGGCCCGGTCCACCGCGGGTCTCTGGGAATGGGCCCAGCGGTTGGGCGACGGTGTCACGCTGGATCCTCGCACCGTGTCCAACCTGCGTACGGGTCACGCGCTGTCACAAGCGATTCTGCGCAGCGCACGCCGCCACGAGGCCGCCGACCAGCGTCGGGTCGGCTCGGTCTTCGACATCGTGGACGTGGTGCTGGCACCGACCACGGCCCAGCCACCGCCACTGGCGCGCGCGTTCGACAGGTTGGGCAGCTTCGGCACCGACCGCGCTATCATCGCCGCGTGCCCGTTGACCTGGCCGTGGAACCTGCTGGGCTGGCCGTCGGTCAACGTGCCGGCGGGATTTACCTCCGACGGCTTACCGATCGGTGTGCAGCTGATGGGACCCGCCAACAGCGAGGGCGTGCTGATCTCGCTGGCCGCCGAATTGGAAGCCGTCAGCGGCTGGGCGACCAAGCAGCCGCAGGTTTGGTGGAACAGCTAA
- a CDS encoding hemolysin family protein, translating into MTGHYQLLGSIMLIGLGGLFAAIDAAISTVSPARVHELVRDQRPGAGSLLKVMAERPRYINLVVLLRITCEVTATALLVVYIRHNVSMDWGLFVAAGIMVLASFVVVGVGPRTLGRQNAYFISLATALPLRVISWLLMPISRLLVLLGNALTPGRGFRNGPFASEIELREVVDLAQQSGVVAADEHRMIESVFELGDTPAREVMVPRTEMIWIESDKSAGQAMTLAVRSGHSRIPVIGENVDDIVGVVYLKDLVEQTFCSGRGREAAVAQVMRPAVFVPDSKPLDALLREMQRDRNHMALLVDEYGAIAGLVSIEDVLEEIVGEIADEYDQAETAPVEDLGDKRFRVSARLPIEDVGELYGMEFDDGLDVDTVGGLLALELGRVPLPGAEVVSHGLRLHAEGGPDHRGRVRIGTVLLSPAAADGVDGKEADHRG; encoded by the coding sequence TTGACCGGGCACTATCAGCTGCTCGGCTCGATCATGCTGATCGGTCTGGGCGGGTTGTTCGCGGCGATCGACGCCGCCATCAGCACGGTGTCGCCGGCCCGGGTGCACGAGCTGGTACGCGACCAGCGGCCGGGCGCGGGGTCGCTGCTCAAGGTGATGGCCGAGCGGCCGCGATACATCAATCTGGTCGTGCTGCTGCGGATCACCTGCGAGGTCACCGCGACGGCGCTATTGGTGGTGTATATCCGGCACAACGTCAGCATGGATTGGGGGTTGTTTGTCGCCGCGGGCATCATGGTTTTGGCCAGCTTTGTTGTCGTCGGTGTCGGCCCACGCACCCTTGGGCGCCAGAATGCGTATTTCATCTCGTTGGCCACCGCCCTTCCGCTGCGGGTGATCTCGTGGCTGTTGATGCCGATCAGCCGCTTGCTGGTGTTGCTGGGTAACGCGCTCACCCCGGGCCGCGGCTTTCGCAACGGGCCGTTCGCATCCGAAATCGAGCTGCGTGAAGTGGTCGACCTGGCCCAGCAGAGTGGCGTGGTGGCCGCCGACGAGCACCGGATGATCGAGTCGGTCTTCGAGCTCGGTGACACCCCGGCCCGGGAGGTGATGGTGCCGCGCACCGAGATGATCTGGATCGAAAGCGACAAGTCGGCCGGTCAAGCGATGACCCTGGCGGTACGTAGCGGACATTCCCGCATTCCGGTGATCGGCGAGAACGTCGATGACATTGTTGGGGTGGTGTACCTGAAAGACCTTGTCGAGCAGACGTTTTGCTCGGGGCGTGGCCGCGAAGCGGCCGTTGCGCAGGTGATGCGCCCGGCTGTGTTCGTGCCGGACTCCAAGCCGCTGGACGCGTTGCTGCGCGAAATGCAGCGTGACCGTAACCACATGGCTCTGCTGGTCGACGAGTACGGCGCGATAGCCGGCCTGGTCAGCATCGAAGACGTGCTGGAGGAAATCGTCGGCGAGATTGCCGACGAGTATGATCAGGCGGAGACGGCTCCGGTGGAAGACTTGGGCGACAAGCGTTTCCGGGTATCGGCACGCCTGCCAATCGAAGACGTCGGCGAGTTGTACGGCATGGAGTTTGACGACGGCCTTGACGTCGACACGGTGGGCGGGCTGTTGGCCTTGGAACTGGGCCGGGTTCCATTGCCCGGGGCTGAGGTGGTATCGCACGGCCTGCGGCTGCACGCTGAAGGCGGCCCGGATCATCGGGGACGCGTGCGCATCGGCACAGTATTGCTGAGCCCGGCCGCAGCCGACGGTGTCGACGGTAAGGAGGCCGATCACCGTGGTTGA
- the era gene encoding GTPase Era, giving the protein MSEFRSGFVCLVGRPNTGKSTLTNALVGAKVAITSMRPQTTRHTIRGIVHRDDFQIILVDTPGLHRPRTLLGKRLNDLVRDTYAEVDVIGLCIPADEAIGPGDSWIVEQIRSVAPRTTVVAIVTKIDKVSKDRLAAQLVAVSELVTSSAEIIPVSAVTGEQVDLLIDVLAAALPAGPAYYPDGELTDEPEEILMAELIREAALEGVRDELPHSLAVMIDEVSPREGRDDLIDVHAALYVERDSQKGIVIGKGGARLREVGTAARSQIEKLLGTKVYLDLRVKVAKNWQRDPKQLGRLGF; this is encoded by the coding sequence GTGAGTGAATTTCGTTCCGGCTTCGTGTGTTTGGTCGGCCGACCGAACACCGGCAAGTCGACCCTGACCAACGCGCTGGTCGGGGCCAAAGTGGCGATCACCTCGATGCGGCCGCAGACCACCCGGCATACCATCCGCGGGATCGTGCATCGCGACGACTTTCAGATCATCCTCGTCGACACCCCCGGTTTACACCGGCCACGCACCCTGCTCGGCAAGCGGCTCAACGACTTGGTCCGCGACACCTACGCCGAGGTTGACGTCATCGGGTTGTGTATCCCCGCTGACGAGGCGATCGGTCCGGGGGATAGCTGGATCGTCGAGCAGATTCGTTCGGTCGCTCCGAGGACGACCGTCGTCGCCATCGTCACCAAAATCGACAAGGTGTCGAAGGATCGCTTGGCCGCCCAGCTGGTCGCGGTGAGCGAGCTCGTGACCAGTTCGGCGGAGATCATCCCGGTGTCGGCGGTCACCGGCGAGCAGGTCGACTTGCTGATCGACGTGCTCGCCGCGGCATTACCCGCCGGCCCGGCGTACTACCCCGACGGGGAGTTGACCGACGAACCCGAGGAGATTCTGATGGCCGAGCTCATCCGCGAGGCTGCCCTGGAGGGCGTGCGCGATGAGCTGCCCCATTCGCTGGCGGTAATGATCGACGAGGTCAGCCCGCGCGAGGGGCGTGACGATCTGATCGACGTACACGCCGCACTGTACGTCGAGCGAGACAGTCAGAAGGGAATCGTCATCGGCAAGGGTGGTGCCCGGCTGCGGGAGGTGGGTACCGCGGCCCGTAGCCAGATCGAAAAGCTGCTTGGGACCAAGGTCTACCTCGACTTGCGTGTCAAGGTCGCCAAGAACTGGCAGCGCGACCCCAAACAGCTTGGCCGACTGGGCTTTTAG